The sequence TCATCTTTGTTTTACAATAACGGTTTTATCGGGGATTCCACCAACGCCCTTCCTTCCGGTTGGTGGCCCAGCAACGCCAAAAACTCGTATTTCAGCCGAGGCGGATTGTGGATCGGCGCCAGCAAAAATGGCGGGGACACTTATTCCGTTTCCACCGGTTGTCCGGGAGAATTTTTTCCTACGGCAGATTGTTCAACCATGGTTTCTATCCGTCCCGGCAGCCGGGCGACTCAAGAGTTATGGGCCAGGTTTGACGACGCTAATCCGCTTTACAATCAGGGCGCGATTCTCAATGCGCAAGTGACGATGCGCGGTTATCAGTGGAGTTTTTCGCCGGTGGACAATTTTTACATCACCGAGTATCAGGTAAAAAATAACGGCAGCAATTATTTATCCGGCGTCTATGCCGGCTTTTATTATGACGGGGATGTGGTTACGACCCCAGCTGCTGATTCTAAGACCACAAATTACACCGACTTTGATGTTTCTCCCGACGACAGCACCGGCCAGCCCCGCAACTTAGTGTGGATGACCGGTGACTCTGCCTGGGCCCAAAGCGTGGTTGGCTTTCCGGTGGGGTATTTGGGAATGCGCCTTTTGGAAGCCCGCAAACCCAATGGCAGCGCCATCGGCGTCTCATCGGCCAGAAGTTGGAAAATCACGGCGGATCCCGCCAGCGATGCCAATGCGCTGGATCTCTATAATCGCTATCGGTATTTATCCGCCAACGTTACCGATGCCGACGCCAAGCGGGTGATAAACGATTTTAGAATGACCACGGATTCGATTCACCTCAAAATACCCGCCTACCTTATTAAAAATATTGAGGGGGTTTATCGAATAAACGACATCTTGCACGGGGGCACGAACTATTTTACCGGAGGCAGTTTTAATCGGGCCGGCTGGATTACTTTGGGAAAACCGGCTCCGGATGTGATAAAGGAAGCGTATAATCAATCCACGGACGATATTCAGACCAATGGCGCAGGAGATACCGTTACCGCGGTTCATGTTTCCAGCGTCCCGCTTGATTCAGTGGCCGGGGTTTGGCTGGCAAATGACGCCTCTCATACCGGCACAAATTATTATACCGGAGGGAGTTTTACATCCGACGGCTGGATTTATTTGGGAACGCCCATTGAACTCGCTATACTTACGGATTATCCGATTGCCTGGTGGTTTTATAAGGATAATAATGTTACGGTTTCATTCTGGAATCGGTATTGGAACGAGTCGGATTCCCCCAGCGACAATACCCATGTAACAGTAGGGATGACCACCAATTTCGACGAGGTGGAAGGCGTATATCTTCAAACAGACAGCCTTCATACCGGAACAAATTATTATACCGGCGGCAGTTTTGACAAAGCCACCGGCGCGATTACTCTGGGGACAGCCCTTCCAACTTTAGACCCGGTGTGGGTTTGTTATCGCACCTATGCTATCGCCGACTATAAGATGCTTCTTAACGCCGGTCCCTTTGCCTTGGCTCCCAATGATTCTATAAAAGCGGTCTACGCTACTGTAGCCGGCCAGACATTAGCCGAGCTTCGGAAAAATTCCGATCTGGCCCAGTATATGTGGGATCATCCGGGCTATGTTCCCGCCTCCACCTATGGCTCAATATCGGGAAGAATAAAAAGGACCGACGACGTTACCGGCATTGAAAATGCTTTGGTCAAAATTTTTCAAGCGGGCCTGGCAAAAGACAGCGCCTGGAGCGCGGTTGACGGCGGATATGCTTTAAACAGCCTGGAGGCGGGCAGCTATGATTCTCTGAGGGCAGCGCGCGCCGCTTATGCGGACAGCAACATTACCGGCCCCATTTCGGTAATCGGCTCGAAGGACAGCCTGGGATTTGATCTGGCCTTAAGGTATCAATATGCCACGATTAAGGGCAAGGTTACCAGAACCGATGGCGTTACCCCCTTGGCCGGCGTTTACCTCGAATTAAAAGGCTCCCAATATCAAAGCGCTTACAGCGATAATGAAGGCGGATATATATTTCAATCTGTAAATCCGGCCGTGGGCGATTCGATCGTGGCCTCTTTGTCGGACTATCAGGGGAAGATAGTCCCGGGCGTAGTAACGGCCAACGACTCGGTGACCGTGGTAAATGTTCAAATGCAGTATTTGTATGCCAACATCACCGGAAAGATAACCGGCACCGATGGTCTAACGCCGGTGGCCGGGGCTTCGGTGACGGCCAGCGGAAATAATTCCTACAATACCCTGGCCAATTTCGAGGGTTTTTATGACGTCAAAGGAATGGCGGCGGACACCTATAAAGTGATTGTTTCGGCCTGGGGATTTGGTTCCGACTCGGCGATGGCCGTAATCGCAAAAGTCGATTCGATATCCCGGATTGATTTTTCTTTGCATCAAGCTTCAGCCGACGGCTCGATGCGCTGGGCGGATAAAACATCGCTGTCAACCAAACGTTATGGGCTGGGTTCGGCAGCGGTTGGGGGAAAGATTTACGTCATTGGAGGAATGGGCGAGAATGAGGCGGTATTAGTCACAGTTGAAGAATATGATCCGCTTGCCGATACGGTAAACGGCCTGCCCTGGTCAACCAAGGCTTCCATGCCCGCACCCCGCTATGGTTTGGCCTGTGTCTCTTTAGGCGATTCTATTATCTATGCCATCGGCGGATATGATGCCTTGGAAAACGCTTTAAGCACAGTTGAGGCTTACAAACCTAAAACCAATACTTGGCTTGCCGGATTTGCGCCCATGCCTACGCCCCGGGCATATTTGGGGATTGGAGTTCTCAACGACACCATCTATGCCGTGGGCGGGGAGAATAATAGCATCGCCGGCCTGGATACCGTAGAAGCTTATGACCCGATAAGCAATTCCTGGACGACGAAGAAATCGCTTTTAGGAGGACCGAATTCTGGCCGTTCCGGCTTAACCTGCGCTACTCCCGATAGCGCCGGAATTATCAGGCTCCACGTTGTTGATGGTAAAAAGGTTGACGGAACTTATATGCAGACGCATCAGAAATATAACCAGGCTGCCAATACTTGGGTTGCCCGAATGGCGCCGCCGACGCCTCCCATGGCATTTTTAGCCAGCGATGTGATTTACGATAGCATCTATTGTTTGGGAGGGCGAGACCTTTCCGGCTATTATAACTCCGCCGTTACCTATAACCCTTACAGCAACACTTGGCGGACTGAAACTCCCCTGCCCAGTCCCAAAGCATATTTTGGAGCAAGGGCAATTGAAGGCAATGGCATTTATGTCATGGGGGGAAAATCCGAT is a genomic window of candidate division TA06 bacterium containing:
- a CDS encoding carboxypeptidase regulatory-like domain-containing protein; protein product: MKHQRMRAAITGTLVLTFLISAVPLAGQRLGYNSFNAGNISSLFYNNGFIGDSTNALPSGWWPSNAKNSYFSRGGLWIGASKNGGDTYSVSTGCPGEFFPTADCSTMVSIRPGSRATQELWARFDDANPLYNQGAILNAQVTMRGYQWSFSPVDNFYITEYQVKNNGSNYLSGVYAGFYYDGDVVTTPAADSKTTNYTDFDVSPDDSTGQPRNLVWMTGDSAWAQSVVGFPVGYLGMRLLEARKPNGSAIGVSSARSWKITADPASDANALDLYNRYRYLSANVTDADAKRVINDFRMTTDSIHLKIPAYLIKNIEGVYRINDILHGGTNYFTGGSFNRAGWITLGKPAPDVIKEAYNQSTDDIQTNGAGDTVTAVHVSSVPLDSVAGVWLANDASHTGTNYYTGGSFTSDGWIYLGTPIELAILTDYPIAWWFYKDNNVTVSFWNRYWNESDSPSDNTHVTVGMTTNFDEVEGVYLQTDSLHTGTNYYTGGSFDKATGAITLGTALPTLDPVWVCYRTYAIADYKMLLNAGPFALAPNDSIKAVYATVAGQTLAELRKNSDLAQYMWDHPGYVPASTYGSISGRIKRTDDVTGIENALVKIFQAGLAKDSAWSAVDGGYALNSLEAGSYDSLRAARAAYADSNITGPISVIGSKDSLGFDLALRYQYATIKGKVTRTDGVTPLAGVYLELKGSQYQSAYSDNEGGYIFQSVNPAVGDSIVASLSDYQGKIVPGVVTANDSVTVVNVQMQYLYANITGKITGTDGLTPVAGASVTASGNNSYNTLANFEGFYDVKGMAADTYKVIVSAWGFGSDSAMAVIAKVDSISRIDFSLHQASADGSMRWADKTSLSTKRYGLGSAAVGGKIYVIGGMGENEAVLVTVEEYDPLADTVNGLPWSTKASMPAPRYGLACVSLGDSIIYAIGGYDALENALSTVEAYKPKTNTWLAGFAPMPTPRAYLGIGVLNDTIYAVGGENNSIAGLDTVEAYDPISNSWTTKKSLLGGPNSGRSGLTCATPDSAGIIRLHVVDGKKVDGTYMQTHQKYNQAANTWVARMAPPTPPMAFLASDVIYDSIYCLGGRDLSGYYNSAVTYNPYSNTWRTETPLPSPKAYFGARAIEGNGIYVMGGKSDDVTIVGTVRKGYRYGSISGTATVKISGAAIAGALVECVQGGKTAGSDYTDNNGFYVLSNLEPGLYNVRFYKTGDVDSTINNVNVLWGQNTVLDFVGVAGNRPTELSALIFALYPAYPNPVRNQAVIGYQIPAKALVNLSVYNVLGQKVKTLVNGSQNAGWHSVTWNGRDNGGRKVASGIYLYRLTTGSENAVKKLVVIR